In the genome of Hymenobacter cellulosivorans, one region contains:
- a CDS encoding PAS domain S-box protein → MNEQFSINSTYPWETDLQLVQQVFDAVAVLDEQGNILWSNAGLTKLVGYSPAELRQQAAWTVLGGSGAGRVPAAYLREQLSAQAAFRYEALLPHSNSSFQWARVKVQPLPPTAAPGRFVALLERLVDSKVTQQALAESEVRFRYLTEHVPGVLFQWRENHGKPSGLVYVSPRLRDIFGIVLTPEQSLEEFIHPADRPRWKAAMQQARQQGDSWSFEGRLLVPGQPLRWCRGTAVRSLSDADGSLHSGILVDVTALKQAEQALWANEQRWQLAMERFGDGAWEFNYQTGEEYFSAAYQAMLGYSEEEFAQDHQSWLSHVHPDDIAVSLQASDAYLAGKEPIYSVERRLRCQNGEYKWVLTRGLVTKVDAEGKPLIMTGVHTDISAIKSANSALEASRLRLSSTIANFQEGILLVDEHHRVVLANDAICRLFNSQTTAAGLVGLDARKFGKQAKNRFRDEADFVARYAELIEQQQLVTGEIFALKQGRTLQGDFVPIHIDDQYIGYLWKFQDITERHNSEDKLRRREEKYRSIIEYMKLGLVEMDMDGEITYVNQAFCDITGFAFDEFLHQQAMQRVVSAEDMQLLMQKNADRARGISDTYELTITSKAGRRKWLLISAAPVYNDAREVYGSIGITLDITDRKELEHNLRTAKESAEESARSKELFLANMSHEIRTPMNAILGMGQLLAKTPLDAEQQNYLRAIATSGENLLVIINDILDLSKIGASQLFIERIGFSVTTLLQQIEKSLHFKAEEKGLRFLIQADADLPPVLLGDPYRITQVLLNLAGNSIKFTEKGEVSITCELARQTPAHVELRFTVADTGIGIDADFLGNIFQEFSQEDSSVTRKFGGTGLGLSISRSLVNLMGGEIAIVSQKNEGTRSSFTLLLPVGAEKDLPQKAPITADIRERLRGKRVLLTEDNAFNRQIAKGFLQNAALHVTEAENGAVAVELARQQAFDLILMDVQMPIMNGLEATAQLREELRLTTPIIALTANAIKGEREKCLRAGMNDYLSKPFQEDDLLKVISYWTLGEPLVGNSVQEPGAPALTAPLYNLALIYQIGQGDPDFTVLMLESFVEGAQEAVRDLRQAQQTQNVELLRATTHKLKPSLEHLQVHLILPVVQQLDTWSGAFDQAHLSPLIDRTSHVLQRLIGHLNVELQDARLSVGPG, encoded by the coding sequence GTGAACGAGCAATTTTCTATCAACTCCACGTATCCCTGGGAGACGGACTTGCAGTTGGTGCAACAGGTTTTCGACGCGGTGGCGGTGCTTGATGAGCAAGGGAATATTCTGTGGAGCAATGCCGGCCTGACTAAGCTGGTAGGCTACTCACCCGCCGAGCTGCGCCAGCAGGCCGCCTGGACCGTGCTCGGGGGCAGCGGTGCGGGCCGGGTCCCGGCTGCCTATCTGCGGGAGCAGCTGAGTGCCCAGGCCGCGTTTCGCTACGAGGCCCTGCTGCCGCATTCCAACAGCTCGTTCCAATGGGCGCGGGTCAAGGTGCAGCCCCTGCCGCCGACGGCCGCGCCTGGGCGGTTTGTGGCCCTGCTGGAGCGGCTAGTTGATTCCAAGGTAACCCAACAGGCGTTGGCCGAAAGTGAAGTGCGGTTTAGGTACCTAACCGAGCATGTTCCCGGCGTGTTGTTTCAGTGGCGCGAAAACCACGGCAAGCCGTCCGGTCTGGTGTATGTGAGCCCGCGCCTGCGGGATATTTTCGGCATCGTACTCACCCCGGAGCAGTCCCTTGAGGAGTTTATTCACCCCGCCGACCGGCCGCGCTGGAAAGCGGCCATGCAGCAGGCCCGCCAGCAGGGTGACAGCTGGTCCTTTGAGGGCCGCCTGCTGGTGCCCGGGCAACCGTTACGCTGGTGCCGCGGTACGGCCGTCCGCTCCCTCTCCGATGCTGATGGCAGCCTGCACAGCGGAATTCTGGTAGATGTAACGGCCCTGAAGCAGGCCGAGCAAGCCCTGTGGGCCAATGAGCAGCGCTGGCAGCTGGCCATGGAGCGGTTCGGCGACGGGGCCTGGGAATTCAACTACCAAACCGGCGAAGAGTATTTCTCGGCCGCGTACCAAGCCATGCTGGGGTACAGTGAGGAAGAATTTGCCCAAGACCACCAAAGCTGGCTTTCTCACGTTCACCCCGATGATATTGCCGTCAGTTTGCAGGCCTCAGACGCGTATCTGGCGGGCAAAGAGCCCATTTACTCTGTAGAGCGCCGCCTGCGCTGCCAGAACGGGGAGTATAAGTGGGTGCTGACCCGCGGCCTGGTTACCAAGGTTGATGCCGAAGGTAAGCCGCTGATTATGACCGGCGTCCATACCGACATTTCGGCCATCAAGTCGGCCAATTCCGCCCTGGAAGCCTCGCGGCTGCGGCTTTCTTCTACCATTGCCAACTTTCAGGAAGGCATTCTGCTGGTCGATGAGCACCACCGGGTGGTGCTGGCCAATGACGCCATCTGTCGGCTGTTTAACAGCCAGACCACTGCCGCCGGGCTCGTGGGCCTCGATGCCCGCAAGTTTGGGAAGCAGGCCAAAAACCGCTTCCGCGACGAGGCCGACTTCGTGGCGCGCTACGCAGAGCTGATTGAGCAGCAGCAGCTGGTCACGGGTGAAATTTTCGCCCTGAAGCAGGGCCGTACCCTGCAGGGCGACTTTGTGCCCATTCACATCGACGACCAGTACATCGGCTACCTGTGGAAGTTTCAGGACATCACCGAGCGGCACAACAGTGAAGACAAGCTGCGCCGCCGCGAGGAAAAATACCGCAGCATTATCGAATACATGAAGCTGGGGCTGGTGGAAATGGACATGGATGGGGAAATAACCTACGTCAACCAGGCCTTTTGCGACATTACCGGCTTTGCCTTCGACGAGTTCCTGCACCAGCAGGCCATGCAGCGGGTGGTCAGTGCCGAGGATATGCAGCTCCTGATGCAAAAGAACGCCGACCGGGCCCGGGGCATCTCCGACACTTATGAGCTGACGATTACCAGCAAAGCCGGGCGGCGCAAGTGGCTGCTTATCAGCGCCGCCCCGGTCTACAATGATGCCCGGGAAGTGTACGGCTCCATCGGCATCACCCTCGATATTACCGACCGCAAAGAGCTGGAGCACAACCTGCGCACGGCCAAGGAGTCGGCCGAGGAATCGGCGCGCAGCAAGGAGCTGTTTCTGGCCAACATGAGCCACGAAATCCGCACGCCCATGAACGCCATTCTGGGCATGGGGCAGCTGCTGGCCAAAACGCCGCTCGACGCCGAGCAGCAAAACTACCTGCGGGCCATTGCCACCTCGGGCGAAAACCTGCTGGTCATCATCAACGACATTCTGGATTTGTCTAAAATCGGGGCCAGCCAGTTGTTTATCGAGCGGATTGGCTTCAGCGTGACGACCCTGCTCCAGCAAATCGAAAAGAGCCTGCACTTCAAGGCCGAGGAAAAGGGTCTGCGCTTCCTGATTCAGGCCGATGCCGACTTACCCCCGGTGTTGCTCGGCGACCCGTACCGCATCACCCAGGTGCTGCTGAACCTAGCCGGCAACTCCATTAAGTTTACCGAAAAAGGGGAGGTATCCATTACCTGTGAGCTGGCGCGCCAAACGCCCGCGCATGTGGAGCTGCGCTTCACCGTAGCCGACACTGGTATTGGCATCGACGCCGACTTTCTGGGCAATATTTTTCAGGAATTCAGCCAGGAAGACTCGTCCGTGACCCGCAAGTTTGGGGGCACGGGTCTGGGGCTGAGCATCAGCCGTAGCCTGGTAAACCTGATGGGCGGCGAAATTGCTATTGTCAGCCAGAAAAACGAAGGCACCCGCAGCTCCTTCACGCTGCTGCTGCCCGTAGGAGCGGAAAAGGACCTGCCCCAAAAAGCTCCTATTACCGCCGATATCCGGGAGCGGCTGCGTGGCAAGCGGGTGCTGCTCACTGAGGATAATGCCTTCAACCGGCAGATTGCCAAGGGTTTTTTGCAAAATGCAGCCTTGCACGTTACGGAAGCCGAAAACGGTGCCGTGGCCGTGGAGCTAGCCCGTCAGCAGGCCTTCGACCTGATACTGATGGACGTGCAGATGCCGATTATGAACGGCCTGGAAGCCACCGCCCAGCTCCGCGAAGAGCTGCGCCTGACTACGCCCATCATTGCCCTTACGGCCAATGCCATTAAGGGCGAACGGGAAAAATGCCTGCGCGCCGGCATGAACGACTACCTCTCCAAGCCGTTTCAGGAGGACGATCTGCTAAAAGTCATCAGCTACTGGACCCTGGGCGAACCCCTGGTGGGCAACTCCGTGCAGGAGCCGGGTGCCCCGGCTCTGACCGCTCCGCTGTATAACCTGGCCTTGATTTACCAGATTGGGCAGGGCGACCCGGATTTCACGGTGCTGATGCTGGAATCGTTTGTAGAAGGCGCCCAGGAAGCCGTGCGCGACCTGCGTCAGGCTCAGCAAACCCAGAATGTCGAGCTGCTGCGGGCCACAACCCACAAGCTCAAGCCCAGTCTGGAGCATCTACAGGTACACCTGATTCTGCCCGTGGTACAGCAGCTTGATACCTGGTCTGGTGCCTTCGACCAAGCCCACCTTAGTCCCCTAATTGACCGTACCAGCCACGTGCTGCAGCGCCTGATTGGCCACCTGAACGTGGAGCTGCAGGATGCCCGTCTGAGCGTGGGGCCCGGGTAG